Proteins from a single region of Oreochromis niloticus isolate F11D_XX linkage group LG7, O_niloticus_UMD_NMBU, whole genome shotgun sequence:
- the ccng2 gene encoding cyclin-G2, which translates to MDAFKLMKELRVNCEQEVHYLPKVTGLRAIESTAPGDSRISAKCRDAKVEDLWSLTSFFGYSTQTFVLAVNLLDRFLAMMKIQPKHLSCISLSCLHMAAKVTEKECNLTPTDELIRIGQCRFTVSDLARMEKIVTEKLNFKSKAVTALTFLHLYHQIALSHCTDRKTTLSLEKLEAQLKACLCRISFSKAKPSVLALALLRQEIEAVQSEDMLEIASHIQRHLKIVDADLVLWSKCVAQCLSDYASPECSKPDHRKLQWIVSRRTAQSLHSYRSVPELPTIPEGCWDESESEDSCEDMMSSGEESLSSSLGSDAEGSFFPPHLRRQNQRQYLYA; encoded by the exons ATGGATGCCTTCAAGCTGATGAAGGAGCTGAGGGTGAATTGTGAGCAGGAAGTGCATTATCTCCCCAAAGTGACGGGACTCCGCGCCATTGAATCCACAGCGCCA GGTGACAGTCGGATCTCGGCCAAGTGCAGGGATGCCAAAGTGGAGGATCTGTGGAGTCTGACCAGCTTCTTTGGTTACAGCACGCAGACGTTCGTCCTGGCTGTTAACCTGCTGGACAGATTTCTCGCCATGATGAAG ATCCAGCCCAAGCACCTGTCCTGCATCAGCCTCAGCTGCCTCCATATGGCAGCCAAAGTGACGGAGAAGGAGTGCAACCTGACACCCACCGACGAGCTCATCCGCATCGGACAGTGCCGGTTCACCGTGTCCGACCTCGCCCGCATGGAGAAGATTGTCACTGAGAAGCTCAACTTCAAGTCCAAAGCCGTCACCGCCTTAACCTTTCTGCACCTGTACCACCAGATCGCGCTATCACACTGCACCGATAG GAAGACGACGCTCAGCCTGGAGAAGCTGGAGGCTCAGCTCAAAGCCTGTCTGTGCCGGATCTCCTTCTCCAAAGCAAAG CCGTCCGTCCTCGCGTTGGCACTCCTGAGGCAGGAGATTGAAGCCGTTCAGTCTGAGGACATGTTGGAAATAGCCTCTCACATCCAGAGACACCTCAAG ATCGTTGATGCTGACCTGGTGCTGTGGAGTAAATGCGTGGCCCAGTGCCTCTCAGACTACGCGTCTCCCGAGTGCAGCAAACCCGACCACAGGAAGCTGCAGTGGATCGTGTCGCGGCGGACCGCCCAGAGCCTGCACAGCTACCGTAGTGTCCCCGAGCTGCCCACCATCCCTGAGGGCTGCTGGGATGAGAGCGAGAG CGAGGACTCGTGTGAGGATATGATGAGCTCGGGTGAAGAGTCTCTcagcagttctctggggagCGATGCCGAAGGGTCCTTCTTCCCTCCTCACCTCCGTCGCCAAAATCAACGCCAATACCTCTATGCCTGA